From one Thamnophis elegans isolate rThaEle1 chromosome 9, rThaEle1.pri, whole genome shotgun sequence genomic stretch:
- the TRMT9B gene encoding probable tRNA methyltransferase 9B: MHTQSVVSCRMEHEAFQLEKQHVHQVYESTASYFNDLQDKAWPRVRQFLLEQKPGSLIADIGCGIGKYLDVNHLVYNLGCDYCGPLIEIARSKGCEVMICDNLHLPFRDLCFNAIISVGVIHHFSTKRRRIQAIQEMVRVLVPGGQMMIYVWAMEQKTRHFEKQDVFVPWNKALCSRLLSESNKPGPKTDTAPAMESQTTHSKPPMDLKGRQPGPFDQKPPLKLGNCLSGSCCVKISADEEKRFYGALGRSFRSWFSSRSLDESALRKQHDKMDPLKDAVGWTSSAISVQPLRHCSVDLGCESVLLGEQQLDRYDDVFTKCGAREQIQWLAASGSLRGYDGEPATLIQHRNGETSFLRSSMENVKNSRNHQSNSHSFAGKPFRRISSVSSSESVVESAVAVGDCAVNGQDTRAFMRYYHVFREGELCSLLEENIPEVRIVSSSYDHGNWCIIVKKTISNS, from the exons atgcaTACTCAGTCTGTGGTTTCTTGCAGAATGGAACATGAGGCCTTCCAGCTAGAAAAGCAGCATGTCCATCAGGTCTACGAAAGCACAGCCTCTTATTTCAATGACTTACAAGACAAAGCGTGGCCTCGTGTCCGGCAGTTTTTACTTGAACAGAAGCCTGGCAGCCTGATTGCAGATATTG GTTGTGGGATTGGAAAATATCTTGATGTCAACCACCTAGTATATAACCTTGGATGCGATTATTGTGGCCCCTTAATCGAGATTGCAAGAAGTAAAGGCTGTGAAGTGATGATCTGTGATAACCTACACCTCCCTTTTCGGGATTTGTGCTTCAATGCCATCATCTCAGTGGGAG tGATTCATCATTTCTCCACAAAACGAAGACGAATCCAGGCGATCCAAGAAATGGTCAGGGTGCTGGTTCCCGGTGGCCAAATGATGATTTATGTCTGGGCTATGGAGCAAAAAACCCGACATTTTGAGAAACAAGATGTATTTGTTCCTTGGAACAAAGCCTTGTGTTCTCGCTTGCTTTCAGAATCCAATAAACCCGGGCCTAAAACTGATACCGCACCCGCTATGGAATCTCAGACCACGCACTCAAAACCACCGATGGATTTAAAAGGCCGTCAGCCTGGTCCCTTTGATCAGAAACCCCCTCTGAAATTGGGTAACTGCCTCTCCGGGTCCTGCTGCGTGAAAATTTCTGCCGACGAAGAAAAGCGATTTTACGGTGCCCTGGGGAGATCTTTCCGTTCCTGGTTTTCCTCCAGATCTCTTGACGAATCTGCCTTAAGAAAGCAACATGACAAGATGGATCCCTTGAAGGATGCAGTGGGATGGACAAGCAGCGCCATTTCTGTCCAGCCCCTCAGGCACTGCAGCGTAGACTTAGGGTGTGAGTCAGTACTTCTCGGAGAACAACAGCTCGATCGCTATGATGATGTGTTTACAAAGTGTGGAGCCCGGGAACAAATCCAGTGGCTGGCAGCTTCGGGGTCCCTGAGGGGTTATGATGGGGAGCCGGCAACCTTAATCCAACACCGCAACGGGGAAACCTCATTTCTAAGGAGTTCTATGGAAAACGTCAAGAACAGCCGTAACCATCAAAGCAATAGTCACTCCTTTGCGGGAAAACCCTTCAGAAGGATTTCATCCGTTAGCTCCAGCGAGTCTGTGGTTGAATCAGCGGTGGCGGTAGGAGACTGCGCGGTTAACGGACAGGACACCAGAGCCTTTATGCGCTATTACCATGTTTTCCGCGAAGGGGAGCTGTGCTCTCTGCTGGAAGAAAACATCCCTGAGGTTCGCATAGTAAGTTCAAGCTACGACCATGGCAACTGGTGCATTATTGTGAAGAAAACGATAAGCAACAGCTGA